One part of the Hydra vulgaris chromosome 01, alternate assembly HydraT2T_AEP genome encodes these proteins:
- the LOC136074641 gene encoding uncharacterized protein LOC136074641, whose protein sequence is MNITCGVPQGSILGLLLFLIFINDLSKACTELDTILFADDTNRFYVHNDINILFKSVNNELLNLTEWFNANKLSLNVTKTKYTFFHRFHDRDKIPLKLPKLCIANQDIKRETTLKFLSVLLDENVTWRDHIQYLENTILRNTGLLCRAKPFLNPTCLKLLYFSFIHCHFNYANIAWCSTNKNKIKKLFNK, encoded by the coding sequence ATGAACATAACATGTGGGGTTCCTCAGGGATCTATATTAGGGCTACTCCTatttctcatttttattaatgatttaagcaaAGCTTGTACTGAActagatacaattttatttgcagatgacacaaatcGATTTTATGtacataatgatataaatattctttttaagtCAGTAAACAATGAGCTATTAAATCTTACTGAATGGTTTAATGCAaacaaattatctttaaatgttaccaaaacaaaatatacttttttccatcGTTTTCATGACCGAGATAAAATTCCCTTGAAACTTCCAAAACTTTGTATTGCTAATCAGGACATAAAAAGAGAAACCACTTTAAAATTTCTCAGCGTGCTTCTTGATGAAAATGTGACGTGGAGAGATCACATACAATATCTCGAAAATACAATCTTAAGGAACACAGGCCTGCTATGCAGAGCTAAGCCTTTTTTAAATCCAACTTGCTTAAAGCTTTTATATTTCTCGTTCATTCATTGCCattttaattatgcaaatattgcttggtgcagtacaaataaaaataaaataaaaaaactatttaataaataa